Below is a genomic region from Lutra lutra chromosome 5, mLutLut1.2, whole genome shotgun sequence.
CCATTGTGCACCCGTCCTGCAAAATAGCTGCAGGTCCCATTGAGGATAGCGAGAAGTAAGTTTTATGGTATAAATTTTTGGCCGAGTGACAGAGCCCTTCTTCAAAGGGACCCGGTCCTGGTTTCTTTCAAGGGGCTCTGGGATCATAAACTGGCTTGAGCCTGGCATTTggtagggggtagggagaggttTTGTGTCCCACTCTTGTGATGATTGAAGTCACAATTTTGTTCATCAGAGTTCCCATTTACACAAATAAATCAGGTTTTAGTAGGCTGCCCATTTGTTCAGCTCCTGGGTCACCGTAATTAACCAGACAATGCCACAGATCTCTGTGCTTCAGACGAATCTGATTAGCACTTCAGCTGTGTTGCCCGCTGGGTAACCATGCCAACCTTGGCCTTGCCTCCTAAGTGCACCCTGTCCAGTGGCAGCAGTTTCTCTTGTCATTTCACGCATACAGAGGACCGCTACCATAGAGATCCTTGAGGACCTGACGTCCCTCACAGAATGTTTCTTACAGCCGGGATGAGGGCAGTGTCCTCCAGGCCCATTCCCAACAGGACTGCACATTTATGTTCGTTACAGGACATGTGCAGGAAAGTTCACAGCATCTTCTTAGTCACCTAAAACTGGATGCTACAGAAATGTCCATTTAGAGAAGGGTAATTACATAGATGACGATGTATGCATATAATGGAACAGTCTACATCATTGAGAACGCAATGGCATGCAAAGCAAATCTTGCAAACATGAGTGGAATGAAAGAACCCCACAAAGAAGACTGCATTACTGTTTAATTCTGTTTATATCATTTCCCAAGATAGGCAAAACTAGTGTATGGTGGTGTAGTGATTATCCTTGTGGGAGGAATGAGTATATGTAGCACAGGGGGAGGTCTCTGGGATcctgctgattttatttttttccttgattcaGGTGCTGGTTACACAGGTGTTCTCACTTAGTGAAAGTTTAGGAGCTGCGTGCTTATGCTTTGTGCACTTTTCTGTGTGAATGTTAGACCTCAgtggatttaaaacaaacaaacaaacaaccccaaaaaacagataaagaatagGCCCATACCTGGAGTACTTGATGACCCAACTTTACCTAGAACAAAagccttgaaaatatttctaGTCAACTTTTGCAGAAATGCCATCTTAGAAGTGTGGGATTTTGGTAAATGAAAATATCTGTTTATTCTAATAAATACTCTTGAAAGTGATTTTGTTTGTAGACTATTAGACTAAACCACATGGGCCACAAGAAGAAAGTCCTTCAATTGGCTGTGGGGTTAGGTAGAGTGTGCGCATAAACATCTCAGGGGAGGGAATTTTTAGTTTGGTACCCTATGTTCTTTCTATTATAGATGTCACCATTTTGAATTAAGTATGAAACTTCAGTATATGGCAAATGCACTAAATAGATAAGCATCAAACACTTCCAGTATGTGTCCCAGGTGTATACAACACCTCTTACCTCTTCCAGATATCCGAACACCATTATTaatggcatttttgtttttatatggcTTCTCCTGGCCCACAATCATTCCGGTGAAAGGTGCATACACGGTGGATCCATCAGAGCACAAGACATCCACACCCTGGTGAAGCCTGTGAGTTCTAGAATGTAAATAAGAATGAACAGACTGAGGAACTGCCCTTGGAACTTTTTTGTCCAGAAACGTGCTGTTAACTCATTCCCAGGCTAGGATATCAAACCCTAGAACTGGAGAATATGTTGGGATGTCCTTACTCTTCTTTATCTCAATTTTAACCTCCCCCACTGAAGTTAGTAATAACcatattgtaaagattaaaacaTTTCAGATAGTATTTGGTATGTATACAACCTTTAAGAATTTATGAACTATGGTTATTATATGGCATTTTGGGGAAATGAGCCAATCTATGTAAGTAAATTTTATAGATACATGAATCTTGACCCCTTCAAGTCCACTTAAAAAGTTGTCTTTTTATGGAGACCTATTATAAATGAATTACATTACCCTCATCTTACTTTTGTCTCAGTAATCCCAAAGTGATTATAAACATAATTTACtgttggggcatgtgggtggctccagctatgaagcatccaactcttggtttcggttcaggtcgtgatcttggggtcatgggatggagccctgagttgcaTTGTCTtctcattgtggagtctgcttgggattctctctctccctctctccagtaaataaataaatattttttaaaaatcatttactgtATATGATATTTTAATACAGTGAGTTTAATACTCCTGAGTTTATCAGAGTGAATGGAGCACAAACACAAAATGACCCCAGCTTGTGAGATTTCTAAGTTGTCTCTGACAACCCTCACTGTTGTCCTTATGCCCACTCTTACCAACCtcttctcctctgtaaaaggCCAGCACCTGAAAAATCAGATTCATGATGATTGTTGTATGTTTGTTGGCCTCCCTCTTTATTATATGCTCTGTTCCCAATTCAGAGTCCATCCTTGAAGCAGAGGTCTTGGAAGCTGCTCTAAAGACATTAGTACAGGCTTTCACCCCTGAATCCTACTGTCAGAGGGAGATGACTGTGAGCACTTCAGGCAAGGACATTAAGCAGAGGTAAGAACCATAAGAATACCTTTGGGCCGTGTACTGGCCACAGCCATGACTGTCACATGTCCTGATCTCATTGGAAGACTTGCCAGCACAGATATTAGCCCATGGTCCAGCCAGTgctaaaaaagagaaacatgagaAGCAGGTTTTCTGACCTCCATATTTCCAGTCTCTCTTTATCTTATATGTCTCCCAGTGgattaaaaaattctgttttcactattgcttttctctttctgtaggtTATGGGCAGGTCTTCCTTTTAACTCCTGATTCAGATGGAAAATTAGCTTTTTCCATGGCCAtgaaataacttttattacataCAGTGTACTTGTAACTATTTATTGGTAAGCATAAATACATCTCCACCATTACAGTCTGTTTCAGATTATTGACTAAAGAGTGACATAGATTGTGCGTTTcaaattttctttgcttattacTTTGGACCATTATGTTCAGGGTAAGCAAAAATGAACAGCGTGGCTCAAAGAAATAATTCTAGAAATTCTACAGTAACTTTGAAATGTTCCCTTATAGCCAGTCTTAATAATCAAATCCAAGAAAATGTTTGAATTAAagaggaaacagactctgaactagcAAAGTTTATTTAGCActaaataaatctcttttcatATTTGCAAACACGAAAGAGGGAGATTCTTAGAAATAAGAACATGTCAGACCAAtttagaatggaaagaaaagaaaagggaaagaaggaagtagaagTAATTGTATGAAAAATTGTATAGCAGTAAAACATGGAGAAGGGGCTGGCTCTCTCAGTGTGTTTTGTCCACACTTGTTTGAGGTATAGCTTCTCTTTAGTATGGTAAGCAGTAAATACTCAATTGAGTTAAATTTCCCAGGCTTTCAGTGTTAATATTCATAGAGAGATGCAGTTAGCAaactcatctttttattttgaaataaactaacaaaatagaagcaaaaaCAAGAATGAGCTAATTTGATTGTTGATCTTGTTTAAAGATATTTTACTATTCATTGACATACGTGGTATAAGAGGAGCTACAGAATATGGCCTTTTGTATATTCTTTAATATACTTTTTAGATGATGGGTTTCAGATGTCTTATACCTTTGAGCCAAGCTTCAAGTCAGTATCTTGATTGAGATATAATACCATCACTTtggcaacaaatatttatccCTGGGAATTGAGGCAGCTATTAGACAACTTATTAAAtgactcattttcttctcctgacTCTTAAGGGAGTGTTTCCCTTGTCTTGATCCATACCAGTTGCTATTATCAGGAATTCTCCAAATCAAATTCTCACacagactttttattttctaatgatgTTCCAATTAAATCCTAGACCAAGATTGATAAACCTTTCTTTAAGTCCTCCATTCTACTTTTCTGTTTCCCTCATCAAAGAGTGGAAATCATGGAggacctcccacccccgaccatGTATTCTTCCTAGCCCATTTTCAGTAGTCAACCATGTAAGTTTCTGTTGTGGTTGTGATATTAATGACTTTCAAatctttaattacatttttttccaaattagccaagtttctaaaattatttttgacttACCCGTTGAAATCAAGACAGCAGAAAGAAGGACTCCTGTGGAAAACAtttggcttttgctttctttatgaTGTTTCTTCCTCTGACAGTTTGAATTGCCCCCACGCTCTTTGAAAAAGAGCCAAGTTTGAATTATTTAGCCTCAGAATGTTGCATCTCTCATTATTTTAGTGTGAGACGCACACAAAAAATATGAGAATGAAGCAAGTCCAAGTTGAATATTCCCTGGGTACCTATTTGGTTCACATGTAGGACCTATGTAAAAGTGTTTGATCTGGAGAAGAAGGTAATTTTATTGGAAATGCTGACtaaatattaacagaaaatgATAAGGCTAGGTGACTGTCTTCTGGGCTGTGGCTGGCTTCCTGAATGGTTGTGTAcgtagaaaaacacaaaaatatacacagattAACTTTAGGATAATAAGTACCtctgaagagggagggaaatagAATTATGGAGGGGTGTACAGAATGCTTAAACTCTAAAATACTGTGTAAAAAGCATGAGAAGCCAATGGATCAAAGTATGAATTAATCATCATAAGTAGATACAAGGTTATTGGTATATTAATATATGtgattttctgtatatttcaaGTATGTGTCAACACCTTCTTCTTGTAATGCTTAATATTGTATGAGGCCCTGGGATTTTTCTGTGGAAATATGCCCATGTAAATAATTTGTCAGTGGCTGCAGGAGACTGAGATTGTTGCCTCAGTTTTCGTTCCCTGCATCCCCACCTGAAGAGGGTGAAAGTCACATGGAAGGGATCCACCCTAGCCAGGCCGCCCCACCTACAGCCAGCCTGGCACACCCCTTCATTTACATTAGAAAACCATCAGGTCTCAGAGTTACAGAgcacaataaaggaaatattaagggaaTTAAAGCAAATACAAGCTAGCCAACAAAATGTGCTCTGGAGGAGACTGCCTTAGGTCCATTTTGAAGTGGTAGCCCAGGGTCAGAAAGGCACTCTCACTGTTTCTTGTGTATTGTCAGGGATTGTAAGGAACGTTGAGGTGATGGCTACATGGTGTAGAGATCGTTTGTTTAGAGACTCCGATCTGTTAGTAGACAACGTTGAGTTATCTATTTTTGAGTCAGACCTTCATCTCCTCTGAGCTGTACTTCCTCACAAGGAAATGTATGTGGATGTCAGGTTACTTGTTGGGCTATAGTTATGGAAAGATGTTTAACGTTTGCAAGATCAACTATCAGCATAAGTTGACCTCTCATGTCTTCCCCATCCCTCATGCCtggaccattttatttttattagcactTTCACAAAAGGTAAAGGggtcaggaggaagaggagaaattcAAACTGGCTGTAATTCCAGTTTGAGGGATTATTGAGTATTAAAAACTACTTCCTGTATCGAGACTAACTAGAAGTGACTTGCCTCTTTTACCACATCATTGTCCTCTCCTGTTAGAAAGGTTTgcagtagaggggcgcctgggtggctcagtgggttaagccgctgccttcggctcaggtcatgatcttggagtccggggatcgagccccggatcgggctctctgctcggcagggagcctgcttcctcctctctctctctgcctgcctctctgcctgcttgtgatctctctgtcaaataaataaataaaatctttgaaaggtTTGCAGTAGAATAACGTGAGAGCTCGCACACTTGACGGACTCGATTGTTTCCTCTTGTCTTGTCCCTGCTTCTCTGTAactctgtctctgcttcctccGAGGTAGGAAGTAAACTCACCCCAAAATGCCAGAGTGAGGGGACTGGTTGGATTCCAGGAGTGGATGAACAAATTGGTTCTGATTTAAAACCACTGAATCCTATACTTTGATTAGCCAAAGAAAGCACTTGATCTTATTTTAGGGCTAATACTATCcttttgtaataatttatttattttaataagtagcTGTATTTATTGTTCTGATTATGCAAgtaatgcattcttttttttctttttaagattttatttatttattttagagaaagggagagggagctgggggaagaacagaggaggagggagagaaccccaagcagactccatgctaagctcAGAGCCCCATACCAGACCTGATCCTGCAACCCACACACAGCATAGAGCGCAGTTTAGGACttgatctcattaccctgagaccaagacctgagctaaaatcaagacttggacgcttaaccaactgagccacccaggcaccaccgtACTATATTTTTATGGCATAAATTACCTCCCCCCTCCCAACATTTCAGAAGAGTCTGAACATTCCCCACTAACATTTTTGGGTATAtgtgtttctcttttaattttgacCTAGTCTCTCTTGTTCAGGAAAATATCCATATCCTATTAAATACTCTCTTCACCTGAGCATAACACTAGAAGTTAAATGCAAGAAAAGACTATGGATTTTAATAGAATACTAAATAATGGAAGAGTTGACGTTTTGGGTATGTCTGAGTGCTTCCATTT
It encodes:
- the LECT2 gene encoding leukocyte cell-derived chemotaxin-2, producing MFSTGVLLSAVLISTALAGPWANICAGKSSNEIRTCDSHGCGQYTAQRTHRLHQGVDVLCSDGSTVYAPFTGMIVGQEKPYKNKNAINNGVRISGRGFCIKMFYIKPIKYKGSIKKGEKLGTLLPLQKVYPGIQSHIHIENCDLSDPTVYL